Proteins found in one Cellulomonas palmilytica genomic segment:
- a CDS encoding DsbA family protein gives MSHARSAKAKAARKQRLAIDRQLAEIERARRARRARLRRIGLRAGAVVGCAALVGAVVVTAQSRARAAAIGPANMVSDGVVVSGDGSTLSTVRTAALEPDDVPSPYVTDPGVLPVVAFVDYRDPMAATWWSMNREQVTEWVTDGNATFEIRPLALLDGTDVLATPVPTPTSTAGSVDQAADTRSAQPTDGPTTIATTGDYSVRAAGALACVAEHSPDLVLATHTALLDEVPTLPADGLSTDELASLVSRAGAGDAAVQCVRHGDHTDWARAATERAAGYVPFGVATVTTSPVIIVGGQPYRGDLADTDAFARAFTDAFGALVDPDDPTRTMADREAAEAEPTPTSTAAAEEPAGTSSDEDVEASDDGEAPTS, from the coding sequence ATGAGCCACGCCAGGTCCGCCAAGGCCAAGGCCGCGCGCAAGCAGCGGCTCGCGATCGACCGTCAGCTCGCCGAGATCGAGCGGGCCCGACGAGCACGCCGGGCGCGGCTGCGCCGCATCGGGCTGCGCGCGGGCGCCGTCGTCGGGTGCGCGGCTCTCGTCGGCGCCGTCGTCGTCACCGCGCAGTCCCGCGCCCGCGCCGCGGCGATCGGCCCCGCGAACATGGTGTCCGACGGCGTGGTCGTCAGCGGCGACGGCTCGACGCTGTCGACCGTGCGCACCGCGGCGCTCGAGCCCGACGACGTGCCCAGCCCGTACGTCACGGATCCCGGGGTCCTGCCCGTGGTCGCATTCGTCGACTACCGCGACCCGATGGCCGCGACCTGGTGGTCCATGAACCGTGAGCAGGTCACCGAGTGGGTGACCGACGGCAACGCCACGTTCGAGATCCGCCCGCTCGCCCTCCTCGACGGCACGGACGTCCTCGCCACACCGGTCCCGACGCCGACGAGCACGGCAGGGTCGGTCGACCAGGCCGCGGACACGCGATCGGCGCAACCCACCGACGGGCCGACGACGATCGCGACGACCGGTGACTACTCGGTGCGCGCCGCCGGTGCGCTCGCGTGCGTCGCCGAGCACTCCCCCGACCTCGTCCTCGCCACGCACACCGCGCTGCTCGACGAGGTCCCGACGCTCCCCGCCGACGGCCTGTCGACCGACGAGCTCGCCTCGCTCGTCTCCCGCGCGGGCGCCGGCGACGCAGCCGTGCAGTGCGTCCGCCACGGCGACCACACCGACTGGGCGCGCGCGGCGACCGAGCGCGCCGCGGGCTACGTGCCGTTCGGCGTGGCGACGGTGACGACGTCGCCGGTCATCATCGTCGGCGGTCAGCCGTACAGGGGCGACCTCGCCGACACCGACGCGTTCGCCCGCGCGTTCACCGACGCGTTCGGGGCGCTCGTCGACCCCGACGACCCCACGAGGACCATGGCGGACCGGGAGGCGGCCGAGGCCGAGCCGACGCCCACGTCGACCGCCGCCGCCGAGGAGCCGGCGGGCACGTCGTCGGACGAGGACGTCGAAGCGAGCGACGACGGCGAGGCTCCCACGTCCTGA
- a CDS encoding fructosamine kinase family protein — translation MFRKSRAGTPPGFFRCEAAGLEWLRAAGGAPVVRVLDVGEDHLDLEQLTAVPPTRAAAVELGRSLARTHAAGADAFGIPPDGWTGDTWFGPLEAPLTMPAGATEHWGEHLAQARLRPLARDLVGFAPDDLLDDLLRVADRAEAGRWDDGEPPARLHGDLWAGNVMWTAHGATLIDPAAHGGHRETDLAMLALFGLPFLDDVLAAYDEAWPLRPGWQRRTGLHQLYPVGVHVLLFGGHYVHQLTRLVDTLVR, via the coding sequence GTGTTCCGCAAGAGTCGCGCCGGCACACCGCCTGGCTTCTTCCGTTGCGAGGCCGCGGGCCTCGAGTGGCTGCGCGCCGCCGGCGGCGCGCCGGTCGTGCGGGTCCTCGACGTCGGCGAGGACCATCTCGACCTCGAGCAGCTCACGGCCGTGCCGCCGACGCGTGCCGCCGCGGTCGAGCTGGGCCGCTCGCTCGCGCGAACGCATGCCGCGGGCGCCGACGCGTTCGGCATCCCGCCCGACGGCTGGACCGGCGACACGTGGTTCGGGCCGCTCGAGGCGCCGCTCACGATGCCGGCGGGCGCGACCGAGCACTGGGGCGAGCACCTCGCGCAGGCGCGGCTGCGACCGCTCGCGCGCGACCTCGTCGGGTTCGCGCCCGACGACCTGCTGGACGACCTGCTGCGCGTCGCCGACCGCGCCGAGGCGGGCCGGTGGGACGACGGCGAGCCGCCCGCGCGCCTGCACGGCGACCTGTGGGCGGGCAACGTCATGTGGACCGCCCACGGCGCGACGCTCATCGACCCCGCGGCGCACGGCGGGCACCGCGAGACGGACCTCGCGATGCTCGCGCTGTTCGGGCTGCCGTTCCTCGACGACGTCCTCGCCGCGTACGACGAGGCGTGGCCCCTGCGCCCGGGCTGGCAGCGCCGGACCGGCCTGCACCAGCTCTACCCCGTGGGGGTCCACGTCCTGCTGTTCGGCGGGCACTACGTCCACCAGCTCACCCGGCTCGTCGACACCCTCGTGCGCTAG
- the ald gene encoding alanine dehydrogenase — translation MIVAVPTETKNREYRVALTPAGVHHLVTEGHRVLVQSGAGVGSAIGDDEYRAAGAEVVADAATVWGEADLVCKVKEPTPAEFVHLREDLVLFTYLHLAADRPATDALLAAGTTAIAYETVQLPDGSLPLLAPMSEVAGRLAAQVGAYHLMRNEGGAGVLLGGVPGVDPAKVVVLGGGTVGWHAAQIALGMRADVTVLDLSMPRLREIDAASAGRIRTLASNRWALEREVADADLVIGAVLVPGARAPRLVSDALVARMRPGSVLVDVAVDQGGCFESTHPTTHDDPTYLVEGCVFYCVANMPGAVPVTSTRALTNVTLPYVHALASRGWRAAVSDDPALASGLTTHGGRLVNAAVAAAHGYPSVSVADATA, via the coding sequence ATGATCGTCGCCGTCCCCACCGAGACCAAGAACCGCGAGTACCGCGTCGCGCTGACGCCCGCAGGCGTGCACCACCTCGTGACCGAGGGCCACCGTGTCCTCGTCCAGTCCGGCGCGGGCGTGGGCTCCGCGATCGGCGACGACGAGTACCGGGCCGCCGGTGCGGAGGTCGTCGCGGACGCCGCGACCGTGTGGGGCGAGGCGGACCTCGTCTGCAAGGTCAAGGAGCCGACACCCGCGGAGTTCGTGCACCTGCGCGAGGACCTCGTGCTGTTCACCTACCTGCACCTGGCCGCCGACCGCCCCGCGACCGACGCGCTGCTCGCCGCCGGGACGACCGCGATCGCGTACGAGACCGTGCAGCTGCCCGACGGTTCGCTGCCGCTCCTGGCTCCCATGAGCGAGGTCGCCGGACGGCTCGCGGCGCAGGTCGGGGCGTACCACCTCATGCGCAACGAGGGCGGCGCGGGCGTGCTGCTCGGCGGCGTGCCGGGCGTGGACCCCGCGAAGGTCGTCGTCCTGGGCGGCGGGACGGTCGGGTGGCACGCCGCCCAGATCGCGCTCGGCATGCGCGCCGACGTCACGGTCCTCGACCTGTCGATGCCGCGGCTGCGGGAGATCGACGCGGCCAGCGCCGGACGCATCCGCACCCTCGCGTCGAACCGCTGGGCGCTGGAGCGCGAGGTCGCCGACGCGGACCTGGTCATCGGTGCCGTGCTCGTCCCGGGCGCGCGCGCCCCGCGCCTGGTCTCCGACGCGCTCGTCGCGCGGATGCGGCCCGGCTCGGTGCTCGTCGACGTGGCGGTCGATCAGGGCGGGTGCTTCGAGTCCACGCACCCCACCACGCACGACGACCCGACGTACCTCGTCGAGGGCTGCGTCTTCTACTGCGTGGCCAACATGCCCGGGGCCGTCCCCGTGACGTCCACGCGCGCGCTGACCAACGTCACGCTCCCGTACGTGCACGCGCTCGCGTCCCGCGGGTGGCGGGCCGCGGTGTCCGACGACCCCGCGCTCGCGAGCGGCCTGACCACGCACGGCGGGCGGCTCGTCAACGCCGCGGTCGCGGCCGCGCACGGGTACCCGTCGGTGTCCGTCGCCGACGCGACGGCCTGA
- a CDS encoding lactate/malate family dehydrogenase, giving the protein MDVAVVGATGDVGRQICTQLVERRVLPPTSRLQLVGRPDGRSATATHGLAADLVDAYDEHAPLLDVALDPADVVADVVVVAAGRTAGTQPGESVDRSGLARDNARVFATYADALARHGSGREVVVVVSNPVELGVALLGDALGRHRVIGMGAWLDTLRFRREVAASIGVRRHRVGGFAVGQHGDDLVPLWSTVRIAGLDPAERRAEVGRVRGPRTLATYDDEIAAAKHALSTAAVQDLAGAFRLVDTWPPDVRLAARPWMTQQSGAKTAAGTASATIDLIETVLDGRDTVVAGQVLLDGEVALAGQPVHGVLGVPVVLGPEGWTQVLLPALADDEHERLAAVARRIAAGVAPWTDVVEVEEPEGAVR; this is encoded by the coding sequence ATGGACGTGGCGGTGGTGGGAGCGACGGGAGACGTCGGGCGGCAGATCTGCACGCAGCTCGTCGAACGGCGCGTGCTGCCGCCGACCTCGCGGCTGCAGCTCGTCGGGCGGCCCGACGGACGGTCGGCGACCGCGACACACGGTCTCGCGGCCGACCTCGTGGACGCGTACGACGAGCACGCCCCGCTCCTCGACGTCGCGCTCGACCCGGCGGACGTGGTCGCCGACGTCGTGGTCGTCGCAGCCGGACGCACCGCGGGCACGCAGCCCGGGGAGTCGGTGGACCGCAGCGGGCTCGCCCGCGACAACGCGCGCGTGTTCGCCACCTACGCCGACGCGCTGGCCCGCCACGGGTCCGGACGCGAGGTCGTCGTCGTGGTGTCCAACCCCGTCGAGCTCGGCGTCGCGCTCCTCGGCGACGCGCTCGGCCGGCACCGGGTCATCGGCATGGGCGCGTGGCTCGACACGCTGCGGTTCCGCCGTGAGGTCGCGGCCTCGATCGGCGTGCGACGCCACCGGGTCGGCGGGTTCGCCGTCGGCCAGCACGGCGACGACCTCGTCCCGCTGTGGTCGACGGTCCGGATCGCGGGCCTCGACCCCGCCGAGCGCCGCGCCGAGGTCGGCCGCGTCCGGGGACCGCGCACGCTCGCGACGTACGACGACGAGATCGCCGCGGCCAAGCACGCCCTGTCGACCGCCGCGGTGCAGGACCTGGCCGGCGCGTTCCGGCTCGTCGACACCTGGCCGCCTGACGTGCGGCTCGCCGCACGACCCTGGATGACCCAGCAGAGCGGCGCCAAGACCGCCGCCGGCACCGCGAGCGCGACCATCGACCTCATCGAGACGGTGCTCGACGGCCGCGACACCGTCGTCGCGGGTCAGGTGCTGCTCGACGGCGAGGTCGCCCTCGCGGGCCAGCCCGTGCACGGCGTGCTCGGTGTCCCCGTGGTGCTCGGACCCGAGGGCTGGACGCAGGTGCTGCTGCCCGCGCTCGCGGACGACGAGCACGAGCGGCTCGCCGCGGTGGCCCGGCGCATCGCGGCCGGCGTGGCGCCGTGGACCGACGTCGTCGAGGTGGAGGAGCCGGAGGGGGCGGTGCGATGA
- a CDS encoding ACT domain-containing protein, translating into MNEIEDLHDDRWVVFVRGANRPGTVAAVTAVFATRGISFDALATSDAGPQDGLVTVTFRTTERRQHELVRAVERLAAVSGVVVRRAEDLGVRAAGVCHLPRDVTFRPPPHAAVSWSGESQLGQPVLVEGPLVDVEHVVAAAQEAGARSSAIVIQPPSSL; encoded by the coding sequence ATGAACGAGATCGAGGACCTGCACGACGACCGCTGGGTCGTGTTCGTGCGCGGAGCCAACCGGCCGGGCACGGTCGCGGCCGTGACGGCGGTGTTCGCGACGCGCGGCATCAGCTTCGACGCGCTCGCCACGAGCGACGCCGGCCCGCAGGACGGGCTCGTGACGGTGACGTTCCGCACCACCGAGCGCCGTCAGCACGAGCTCGTGCGCGCCGTGGAGCGGCTCGCGGCCGTCTCGGGCGTCGTCGTGCGTCGCGCGGAGGACCTGGGGGTGCGCGCGGCGGGGGTCTGCCACCTGCCGCGCGACGTGACGTTCCGGCCGCCGCCGCACGCCGCGGTGAGCTGGTCGGGGGAGTCGCAGCTGGGTCAGCCCGTGCTCGTGGAGGGACCGCTCGTGGACGTCGAGCACGTCGTCGCGGCCGCGCAGGAGGCGGGCGCGCGCTCGTCGGCGATCGTCATCCAGCCGCCGTCCAGCCTCTGA